From Plasmodium chabaudi chabaudi strain AS genome assembly, chromosome: 12, the proteins below share one genomic window:
- a CDS encoding Rab3 GTPase-activating protein non-catalytic subunit, putative (term=annotation;date=20150825;qualifier=removed_product=conserved Plasmodium protein, unknown function;qualifier=added_product=rab3 gtpase-activating protein non-catalytic subunit, putative;curatorName=ucb@sanger.ac.uk;~pfam_scan;Pfam:PF14655.2; E()=8.3E-14;score=51.4;query 465-638;description=RAB3GAP2_N;~iprscan;InterPro:IPR036322 : WD40-repeat-containing domain superfamily;Superfamily:SSF50978; score=5.13E-6;query 483-673;description=WD40-repeat-containing domain superfamily;~iprscan;InterPro:IPR032839 : Rab3-GAP regulatory subunit, N-terminal;Pfam:PF14655; score=1.0E-13;query 465-638;description=Rab3-GAP regulatory subunit, N-terminal;~iprscan;Superfamily:SSF50960; score=4.58E-5;query 233-568;description=null), translated as MTNDGQSNILNKCEDSGTIDNTNDNTKIIPSHKNVDQSNFIKKENADKGGCPYAAMMGLPDSPADLTKALENDAKKGVPESQEMKDDAPNDVERITKEDLLKEQEMKENVIEGQEMKATVIEDQEMKANGIEGQEMKETVIEGQETKETVIEDKETTQDLASNAEDDMNKTSEDDHIELEEIFALETLMQISNNIFINTHHSITKDDINITNCKVVIYESNNSSPDLNEGDDEFINMLFYFQNKNYIFFLIYCLNKKNVVYLKFFNPLLIEKENIEAINLFFINNCFPHIVLGLNNGKICLYNHEGVICMQNKFFDCKIKKIFLEHNNNYILFLHENNTVINSNANLIKRALESNNKIMPIDYIFTVNKNIPISHIILRYNNTLDSINRELYSVFGKDDLAKYVNICTSEKVDESEENANNFNGYGNPSYVIASKNMTWAILNIIKPNTKMDFLIKRECYGTSEKLSSKINNFIKNIFIKDTEPLSNTPTNKIHINNTNQNTLVNINNNSYPIYAFNTNMIYTFNDPKRQIIDICVCPWNNYLALALDNLGRLCLYNISRLSILYMWKSYRSAFMSFILKKDYNQIARNINNNNSTSITNTNIFYVTATDKSCKKGIFFYIKPRNLIEIWDINTLYKIYGIRTFDDPILFKFFFKDHDIPNDVYFFNTNTHVFVINSKFEVLHIKWV; from the coding sequence ATGACTAATGATGGCCAGagcaatattttaaataaatgcgAAGACTCAGGAACAATAGATAACACAAatgataatacaaaaattattccttcccataaaaatgtagaccaatcaaattttataaaaaaggaaaatgcCGACAAAGGTGGCTGCCCTTATGCAGCAATGATGGGCCTACCCGATTCCCCAGCGGATTTGACAAAGGCCCTGGAAAATGATGCCAAAAAGGGCGTGCCAGAAAGTCAGGAAATGAAGGACGACGCCCCAAATGACGTGGAAAGAATAACAAAAGAAGACTTGCTCAAAGAGCAGGAAATGAAGGAGAACGTGATAGAAGGCCAAGAAATGAAGGCGACCGTAATAGAAGACCAAGAAATGAAGGCAAACGGGATAGAAGGCCAAGAAATGAAGGAGACCGTAATAGAAGGTCAGGAAACGAAGGAGACCGTAATAGAAGACAAGGAAACGACGCAGGACTTGGCAAGCAATGCGGAAGATGACATGAACAAGACTAGCGAAGATGACCATATAGAACTGGAAGAAATATTTGCTCTTGAAACTTTAATGCaaatatcaaataatatatttataaatactcATCATAGTATAACAAaagatgatataaatataacaaattgTAAAGTAGTTATATATGAATCAAATAATTCTTCGCCAGATTTAAATGAAGGAGATgatgaatttataaatatgctattttactttcaaaataaaaattatatattttttctgatatattgtttaaataaaaaaaatgtagtatatttaaaatttttcaatcctttattaattgaaaaggaaaatatagaagcgatcaatttattttttataaataattgttttCCTCATATAGTATTAGGTTTGaataatggaaaaatttgtttatacaATCATGAAGGTGTTATATGTatgcaaaataaattttttgattgtaaaataaagaaaatctTTTTAgagcataataataattatatattatttcttcatGAGAATAATACAGTTATAAATTCAAAtgcaaatttaattaaacgTGCCTTAgaatcaaataataaaataatgcccattgattatatatttacagttaataaaaatatacctATATCTCATATAATACTtagatataataatacattagATTCAATAAATAGAGAGTTATATTCAGTATTTGGGAAAGATGATCTTgctaaatatgtaaatatttgcACATCGGAAAAAGTAGATGAATCTGAAGAGAATGCAAATAATTTCAATGGATATGGAAATCCAAGTTATGTTATAgcatcaaaaaatatgacatgggctattttaaatataattaaaccaaatacaaaaatggattttttaataaaaagagaATGCTATGGTACTTCAGAAAAACTAAGctcaaaaattaataattttataaaaaatatatttataaaagataCTGAGCCATTATCAAATACGCCTACtaataaaattcatataaataatactaaCCAAAATACACTagtgaatataaataataatagttatcctatatatgcatttaatacaaatatgatatatacttttaatgATCCTAAAAGACAAATTATAGATATTTGTGTATGTCCATGGAATAACTACTTAGCTTTAGCGCTTGATAATTTAGGAAGATTGTGcctatataatatttcaagGCTgagtattttatatatgtggaAAAGTTATAGATCAGCCTTTATgagttttatattaaaaaaagattaTAACCAAATAGCtcgaaatataaataataataattccaCAAGCATTACTAAtactaatattttttatgttactGCAACTGACAAAAGTTgcaaaaaaggaatattcttttatattaaaccAAGAAATTTAATTGAAATATGggatataaatacattatataaaatatatggtaTAAGAACTTTTGATGATCCAAtcttatttaaattttttttcaaagaTCATGATATTCCTAAtgatgtttatttttttaatacaaatacCCATGTATTTGTGATCAACTCAAAGTTTGAAGTCCTTCACATAAAATGGGTTTAA